Genomic window (Primulina eburnea isolate SZY01 chromosome 8, ASM2296580v1, whole genome shotgun sequence):
CCTTACAAGAAGATGCTAATAAGTTCACATTGCCATTGGATTCTTGCAGAGAGAGCTGCGAAATGGATCTTGATGACTGTTTATTCGAATGGCCTGTTGAATTCACCGGTTTCATCGATAATCACCCAACGAAAAGGTCTTGGTCCAAGAAACTTAAGCTGATCAAGAATTCCATTCTTGTGCAGAagctgaatttttttttccataaaTCTGCTGGCGCAGTAACAGATGAGTCCTCCTGTGCCAAAGCAAATCCCAATTCAGAACCCCAAAACTTGCAGAAAACCGAGGAATGTTCGAATAAGTTAACCACTTTTGCCAAGAAAAAACGGTTTGGATTCATTGGAAAGGATACAAATCAAACTGCAGATGCTGTAACAAAGATTAATACTGATAAAGGGGTCGAGGAAAATGTGTGCAGGAAGTCAGTTTCTGATGCCAAGAATCAAAATTCTCCGGTCGAGTTCCTATCCTCGTCGAGTTCTTCTTCTTCGGTGCTTAAAAGGAGCAGCAGCGCCACTGAGATTGAGGGTTCAATAGAGGCAGCCATTTATCATTGCAAGAACTCTCAGCCGATTTTAGACAAGTTTCTTGATTGTTACTGTATAGATTTGTAGTAGCAAGTACTTGTTAATTCAAGGCTAGCTTgtgttttcttttaaaaaataagattTGTGGCAGTCTCTTGCTGATGAAATAATTGTATTTCCGAATTAAATTTCAGAGATTCTTGTCTCCTCCAAAATTATGGCACTATACATGGAAATTCAACTTGCTTGTTACTTCGCTGTGCTACACCAATCACTTGCCAAAGCACGACGAGCAAATAtatatgataaataaataattggaaaaaaaaacatatttttatttgtttttcacTTAATGCTAACACGAGAGCCGACATATACGACTCAAACCACTTGTAAGGGCATCTCCAACCCAAGCAGCAAAATAGCGTTTCACGCTAAACGCTATTTTGCTGCTTGGGATTCTCCAATGGAAATAGCGCAGCTCCATTCTTCCCTGCGCCACATTTGGCGCAGAGAGAAGCTCTGCGCCAAATGTGGTGCAGAgtggttttttattttttttaaaatttttttttgtttttttaattataagtaTTTATATTaagaattataaatattttttatataataatatgatattattatattaatttaataattagtagatatattaatttaataattagatatatttaaattagtagatatattaatttaataattagatatatttaaataatagtataaaatttattatattattttaataattagataatatttattatataatcttaataattaaatataaatcataaaaattaaaatattaattatattaaatttacaaagtattttataattaaacGTCTAACACACaaatttattgaataatatttaaatattcaagtatatatttaataacttataaaaaaatgaaataaataaaataaaaagaatattccgagaatattcttttttagagtaagatttgaagtagatgggttggagatgaatattgtatttgatgCAGAAACTGCACTATTTTAGAGTAGAGTTGCTTTAAAACAGAGTTTTGGGTTGGAGATGGCCTAATATAATCTGTTTTGGCTCATAAACCTCACTTTAAAATATATATGCTTCTAAAGGTTGATACATGTCcacataaatattttataagagGTTAAATTTTCACAACGAAACAGTTGTCTTAACATATAGTTGTATTCTCGCAATATCTACATTCATTTTTTTTACTTGAGAGGTGTAAATCAATGACGAAGAAAACAGATACTCAATGATAACATTAATAATGTGCATTTGAATCGTTGATAACGATTAAAATATTGCCAAAATTGTAAAGATATTCCACATTATAAATGAATAAACCAATACATGCATTATTAAAGTacagagtaggtctcttgtgagatgagttaactctaccgatattcacaataaaaagtaatacttttagcataaaaagtaatattttttcatggatgacccaaataagatattcgtctcacaaaatacgacccgtgaaacgtctcacataagtttttgtctaaaGTACAAGGACTTTTCATCACCTTTTTTAGGCAGGCAGTTATAAATTTTCCTTTCTGAACTCctgattttttatttgatattttatgCTCGATTGTTTAACCATGCAATTAGAATCAAACGGGCCAAGCAAAAGTTCCAAGAatttccataaaaaaaatatcatccATTGTCAATATTGTGAAACATGCATAAGCCTAACGTTCAAACTAATTTTTCTCACTCATTTATGTAAACATGTACACGTGTTTGGcctcaaatcaaaacaaaaaacaaaaatctcACATGCTTTAAAGTGACATGTTGAAGCCATTGACAATTTAACTTCTACACCAAACCAATAATTTAAATCTCAAATTTGTTCATCATAGGGCATTTTAATCTACTCCCCAAGTATATCTATGcacaatatttttgtttttttttttaaaaattatccgGGATCATGTTCGCGCAAGCGGTTTTTCCTCTTCTTCTCCGCCCATTGCCCCTTCCGAAGGATGACCGTCCCCATGGCATAAAAGGGTAAGCAAAAAGAGGAGAAAAGCACGTGAAATCTTAGTGAATCGGACCCTCTTCACAAGAAAAGAGACATGAACACAGAAGTACTCGCAATGTACAGACAAGTCATATCGTAGATGCATCTAATTTTGATTGCTGAAAATGGACCAAGCATTGTTTCCTTGAGTACTTTTTTGAACACGGATTGGCAATTATTTCTTTTCCCACTTGCCAATAATATTTTCAAGAAGGGCTACATCTGAACACAATTTAGAGTTAAAAAAAGGGATTAATTATTAGATAATGAAGCTTGTTGATTGCAATGTGCCCCActaatttttcttcaaatttaCTCCTGAATTTTGGAGACATCGGAAATTAATCTCGACTTTCAATTTTGTtggtataaaaaaaaaaatctcaaaacttAGCAAAAAAAGAAAATACAAATGACAAAAAAATGTATGATTTCAGTactattattaaatatatttactatCTGTTGGACCTAAAAGAATTGATTACAAGATACTTGAATACTTGGACACCTAAGAAACAGTCTTCACAGGATTTGAATCCTTACTTCTTTTATAATGTCCCAGAAAATAAGGCAATCCTACAATTGTGGATAAAAACATTCCACATCCAAGAAATTCAGAACAATCCCTTTGGACATGTTGGTTCATTGATTAGATTGTTCTTCTTGCACCCAATCTTGTCAATTTCCTATGGTAATTAAAGTGTGAGTGTATCGGACACTTTTAAAAACCCATCACGTGTATTTTCGTGGCCACCTTTAGCAATGTAGGACCAGTTTGCTAATGGAGCTTATTCTGAATTTTTCAGTTTTAGGGAGGAAATACAAGAAACCAGCTAGTATTTTTGTTCTTGAGCATAAAGTGTCATCAAGTCTTTGCTGTGACACCCTTCAAATTATTTGCGCTCGTTTTTGTCTTGAAATTCAATTTCTTAAAAGTGAAACCAGTGATCCAGAATTACGTGCAACACATTCAAATTAACTATATCAATGAAACGAACCCACCAAAAGAACCTATGTGAAACCGATCCGTGTATTGTTCAGGCAAGAGATTTGGAGGTTTCAGGTATGCTGCATGTGGTGGCAATGGGACCAGGCGATCCGTGTAATGTTCAGGCAAGAGATTTGGAGGTTTCAGGTATGCTGCACGTGGTGGGAATGGGAGCTGCCCGGTCGGTCAATCAAAAGCTATAGCCGGAAAGGGAAATATTTTAAACTATACAACAGTTCAAATGTCACGAAGATAACTATATATCAATTGTTGGATGAGAGTAGGAAATCAACGAAAAAAACGattgttgaaatttttaaaCCTTAAACAAGCACTATGTCTGGTTTCGATATTAGGCCACATAGAACAGTAGGACTCCCctgaatattattaatattggaAAGTAGAAATAGGAGGAGCTAAATGAAAGAAAAGGCCAAAGTTGCTCGGTCCCAAACAACTTATTGGTACAGTAGTTCTCCTTACTGGACAAAAGAGTGCGCGCCGATGACTTAACAGCGTTGTTTCGGCACTCTCGAGTCTACCGCCCCTGTTTTGTTGATCCACTCGTGTTGTATCTCCACCACGGCCAGATTCTTATGTTCCAGGGACAAAAGCGTCGATCCATACAATGAATCTATAAATTCTTGAAAGCGAATACTCAAGTGTTGATCTCACTTTATTCCCTCTTAAATAACAAACACTGCTACTTCACTGCACTTAACTTATGATTCTAAACCACAT
Coding sequences:
- the LOC140838006 gene encoding probable membrane-associated kinase regulator 4, giving the protein MAINLALYECEEEGYIEMEMTYSPSNSLHVTANSSPQSQEFEFQMPSTSNSTQPTISTADELFYNGKILPLHLTLRRKMVQDILLHHDTAAAPVEVAKQPLQEDANKFTLPLDSCRESCEMDLDDCLFEWPVEFTGFIDNHPTKRSWSKKLKLIKNSILVQKLNFFFHKSAGAVTDESSCAKANPNSEPQNLQKTEECSNKLTTFAKKKRFGFIGKDTNQTADAVTKINTDKGVEENVCRKSVSDAKNQNSPVEFLSSSSSSSSVLKRSSSATEIEGSIEAAIYHCKNSQPILDKFLDCYCIDL